A segment of the Pieris napi chromosome 5, ilPieNapi1.2, whole genome shotgun sequence genome:
ctcataacttatgatggactttatgtgatgaatagcgctatctgagtcgtgaaacgcaataatagtgtttatcctaccaatagtaataaatagctaatttggaacttatgtagaacttatccgtgcattgtgaaacagacccttagagTTACAAGTAAAAGCAAAAGTACTTACAGTCACAGTTCTCACACTTTTcgaaatcaaaaatattaaacaaaatacaaaaaatgatGCGTGGGGAAGTCGATATTGAGAAAATATAACACAGTTTCTAAGTGTTTGGGGCTGGTAAggtttgttttaatgtttttgtgttcGTTTGTTCATTGCGTTCATCCTGATCCGAATTGATCATAGACGAATACAACAGAAAGGATTTCATTATCAGTTTGATATCAACTCAAGAAACTATAACATTTTCCAATATTGAAAGCCATTTTACTTACTAAAGGGTCCAGACTCTTGCGCAGCGTATTACAACTTTGGTTGATGATGTTTAAATCACCTGTCAATGGTAGTGGCAGTATGGTAACTGTAAAATTGTTCTTCAATATCCTATCAGATTCACTCAATCTTATGGGAATTATTACTGCTACATCATCCGGCACGTAAAGCATAGTCTGTTGACAaagtaataacattattactattataaaatacttcaaaaaacaatttttaattcccAATTCACTTTCAActcaacattaaaaataagtgacgtcaataagtatattaaagACCAGCCAACCTGCGAAAAATAGTCTCGTAATCCAGAGGATAATGCAGTTGCTAATATATCTGTAAAGTTTAAACCACTCTGGGATTCTTTAATTTCCTCTATCATATCCAGTAGGTTATAATTGGTATCAATCCACTTAAAATGTTTCTTGCCCTCAAGTTTCGGCCCATGCAATGAATTAAGGTCAGGTTTTCGTATTACTCCGTCTACTGTGCACATGATTATCTCCTTGAGTTTGCTCAACAAATCTACTAAATCTTTTGCTAAATTCTCTTCGATCAGGTTGCAAACTTCTGGAggtttgaataaatttatgtcaCTTTCATCAGccaaaattttacataaaaactcTATCAAAGCGATGCCATCACCAACTGAATGATGTATCCTAAACATTATCGcgtagttatttaaaaatgcttCTTCTATTATTTGAATATCGGCTACCAGTATTTCAAAGAGACCTTCACCATCGTATGGCAAAGCATCTTCAGATAATTGAGTCATGATGGTTTCTAAATCGCGTTTACTAAGCCCGCTTGTATTGGAAATCTTAAGTATCTTCACATATTGTGAAACATCAACAGTGTCGGGTCTTTGCCAGTAGTAGAACCCAAACTGTTCAAGAcgtctataaaatatcttttctACTGCTGCATTGCCTACTAAATGATTGAGTCTCTCTCTTATGTTCAAAATTAATGCATCTGGAGAGTCGGCTTCTATAAAACCAAGAACCTCAATGACGTTTTTGTTAGCGTCATCTAAACTCCAAAACACGTCAAAACTTTCAAGAAATGATACAAAATGTTCATCTTTTCCTTTAATAATCATAGAACATAAGTTCTTATAAATCAAACTCAacaagataaatattaaaagcgcTGGtagaagaataaataaaacgactAAAacggatattcttaatatgcCCTTatcatctatttttaatttaactttattccAAACTTTATCgtactgaaataaaaaataacaattaattaaagtgaATATAGAGAAGATTGTAAGTTCTCGAGGAAAATGTTCcgatataacataatattagaaCTATCCCCCAGGGGTAGCCTGCTTGCCTTGTATATTACCCGTACTTGATAAACgcatattacatacatatttgttAAGGTATAAGCCATAAGgtcaaaaaattcaatttcatattataataacaatagataaatgtattgaaaccTTCTACTGACTTACTTCAAATCCAAGTAAAAACGACATTACAACAGCTAGCACACAGCTTAGgttatgaattaaatatcCTATTCGATCAGATACTCGATCAACTAAATCACTTGCAATAGTGTCTGGAAAAACTATTCCCTTCTCCAAGTcgcttaaataattttccatCTTTTCTCGCACAAGACACAATACAAACTAGGTGAAGTAACGCAAGAAGTGAAGTCGTCTAAGAGAAACCATAACAATTTCTGAGTCTTCGATGTGATCTAATTAGTAGTGGATATGTCTGTAATGTATTATGAAATAATGCACCTTTTACACTTAGAATCGTTACTTAGTAGCTATTTTGGTTAGAATAATCAGGTAATGAAGGAAGCTACGATATTAGCATAagacaaaaaatttatatatataacaaatctaagcagtatattctatttttgtaatgattggaaattaaacgggcgtctattattattaatcaggTAATACACGTCTAAATCTAAAGTTAGCAttgtgtgtatgtatgtatattcaaACAAGcgtatgtttttttgtttcgtaCACAAAAATAATCCACCATCTACACGCACAGTAGTCGCAGTAGAAATCGTAAGATTTTCTATAATacacagtaaataaaatacatgtgAAATCAATATAATCTACacttttagtatattttaacttgaaaggatgtatgtatgtgtatatatCGAGTAAAACCCAGCTTATAAcaacattttgaaataatttattagtttattatacatgattataaattataactatatagGCAAACAAGAGCGTTAAGCTCtcgttaaaaaaattagttatcAAACAACAATATTTGAATTGATTCACGCTTCCTTCACCTCCACTTTCTGTCTTTTAATGaaacacaatatatttatCCAAAGAAATGAGGCAGAGGCTACATAAACCACTCGCAGATTTGGGGGTACAAATGCGAAATTAATTATCTGTCCCGGGATCCAGAACGCTTGATTCGCTATAAATGTCTTCCAATATTTCTGTTTCAATTCTTCTAGCACGTCTTCTTTACCTTCGAGAGTTCCAAGTACTGAAAAAAGACGCACAGTACTTTGGTATGTACAGCTGTAcaaattagttaatttaatattaataggatAAAGGCTAGTTTAAGAGAATTGGCCGGCATAAGAAACCCAAAAACCGATGACATGTGTCAAACACAGAATGATAATACTCGTATATTGAAAATGAATGATCGAAACGGATGCCAAAACCCATAtatggttgtagcgccacaggattattattatacgacTAACAGTGTAGTCCTGACTCAATGCCAATTTGGGGGTTTCCTCCCAAATTGGGTGCATCAAGATGTCCAGGGTCTTTTAGGGggtatttctttttcttaaacGACTCACGATTCTATACTATTATATTAAGCCTCGAACCAACAaactaaacttaataaaaattccaCGCGTGGATAAGCACTGGAACTACACTTTAACTGAaatacagataccggcaaacatcttgaacagaagcgatttttaggtattaCTGGGAGGGGTGGCGGCgagcggtggtgcgcggcgggagagtgacgtgtcgaatgcgtgattggtaaatcagttgacgtttaTTTGCTCGTATGTGTACGATGCGCAAACTTTCATagtgatttttttctttataaacaaATCATTCTGTTCAGttttttgaattatatatCCCTCTGTCACTAcgtatcttaaaatatattaggattatatttatctgttacttacatatataaaaaccaGCCAGCAATACTGGAGTCATAAGAAACTGGTCAGACGCTACCTTGGTAAGAACAGCTCTCATTGAAGTCCCTACAAACTTCCGGTCTAAGAATTTGTACCTGTAAATAAAACCATTAACTAGAGGGGACCGTAATAGATCGTTTAATTCCCCATCTGCCATCTAGATCTGAaggatttataataaagtgtaCTAGTTCAGTATCTATGTCTATTTAAGTGCCTATTAAAATAACCAGCTCTTTTATACAACTTCCATTTATAATGCATGTTTGAAATTACCTCTCAAACTGTACAACAAAAGTTTGGGGATTTCTAATCGATATTTAGAGGTACATATTTGATATTAGGaggtaggagttggcatcactaaattaactattattatttttattatctattccTGGTTATCCAATTCACATGTTCTTACCTAGTTTGGAAACCAGTATCCCAATACCTTCTAAACTGTATTATTGTTATCTTAttgtttgttgtaaatattatatgggagaaataaattattattattgcaaagTAACACAATATAAGAAAGActacttttgtttttacttttattaggATCCGTGATGTTATGACTTACTCATATATATCTACGTAAGTTTCAAAAGGAATTGTTAATAAGTTGTTTACAatcaatgtattatttaaatgtggtATTTCTGTAGAGTGCAAATCAATTACACGGAACGAGATATCTTCcgtaatcaatatttattaactagaGATGTGCACATCAGCTGTATATGTGATTGATTTAGTTGTCGAATAACCGcgctttactttacttttataataattataaattttctatCTTTTAGTGCACAGATCACATGACTTATTGGATTTGAAAAGTCTAACAAATCGACAGCGTAATATGGAAATGCAGTGCACTAAGCATTAGGAAATCAGAGAACTTTCGACAGTTGCGTCGGCGTATCCAATGAAACGGAACTTATGTTTACGAAtgcaaatatatacaaataagtaCTATACGACACTTGGACTAGATTTCCTATCCTACTTTCCTAATAGTTTCACCGTTCCGATCACCATTAATTGCAATGTTTGCTAGTCACAAGATATGATATATAGACTgctcaaagtcaaatcatttatttcaattaggcctattaaaaaggcacttttgatagtcaaaattacaagttaaaaatataaaaaaaatggctcTAGTTGCCCCTaaaaggtagtttcatatagagaagaatgggcaagattTTCTATGCTTAcctactcttttaaaatagttttaacaatattttgtatgcattgatttcataattatatgtgatgacCATGCACCTAGACggaaaataaattctatactaaaataaactaGGCGCATGGTGATATAAAAACCAATGCAGCAGATAACTAAATTATGAGCACAATGTACCGagctcacatatttacaaatattgcaaCTATAGATATTACTATATAATAGACACTAACACATATTACATCCAGAGCCAAGTACTGTGATAGTTCAGTTGGCTTCCTTCGACATATTGTCTATGTGATTATCTTAATAGGAATTAATAcgctataatattaaaaagtttagaaGGCTACCTTTTCCATAGATACATTATGCCGTCCATTGCTTAGGTGAGGCTCACTCACTTTTCGcgatttacatattttacaacGAACAAGTGTCGCATTACAGCGGGGAAATGCAGCCAGCATTAAAGTTACACTCGGGGAacagaaattttacatttatttttatatttattcttttttattatttatttttattttttagatgtAAAAAACGCGCCAGAAATGTCCTCCctactaaagtttttttttaataatgtatacgCGGTCTTGTTATATTGACTGACACTTACAacatcttttcttttttttatgacttACCAGTAATATAATGTTGGCGCGTATAAAGTGCTGCCCACTGCAGCGATTCGACCGGCACTTTTTAAATCCAATTCGGGCTTCTCAGGCTGTAAGAAAGATATCcattagtattgtcttttattgacataacttttagactTATGGAAATGGATTTaacgtgaccacgcacgctgtaaagcacgagaaacgtcggttaaatttaaaattatgtaaaataattgtaaatttataatacaacatAATTCAAATCCGTtacaaaagtgtttttctaagATATCCATTTTAAATgtggatatttttataacttcaAGGGCTTTGGgtcaaaatgtataaaaacgtAATTAATGTATAACCTAGGTATACTTCATCTTCAaactgattttaaaatttatatcagCTGCTTCAaagctattttatatttccattCAGTGACAAAATCTTAacgtaataattgttaatctaGTCAAACCCGGTATTATGATGGCTCATTTATGTTCTAATTTTATacagtttaaaaatacaacCAGACTACCTCACATAATAGATTAGCTCCAGAAACGGGAAGAAAATATGGGACAAACGGTCATGGGTAGCGTGGCCGAGCGGTCTAAGGCGCTGGTTTAAGGCACCAGTCTCTTCGGAGGCGTGGGTTCGAATCCCACCGCTgccagatattttttattttttatttcttccacataatttattttatatggacGACAGAGATCGCTCACATAGATATAAATAGGGTTTTTGACAGttgtataaatgttattttgctttataaatattgtgtctTTAAAATTGCGtcacgtaatttatgtttCTATAAGACAAATCACTCAATcgatttgattaaaattagtatattACTTGATCTTACTGCATAAATCTTATTAAATGTCTGCTGAGACAGTTCTGCAGCGGTATAGAAGCTGGCATAGACAATCGTGTTGGTCAACACCGGTCTTGTTTTGAGCGAATGTCGCCACCAACCAGCCAGCCGTGATATTGCCACTGAAAACGATTTATAAGTTTGAAATGCGTTATTAAAGCTGATGAAAGTTATTATGCTAAAGAGTATTAAAACTTAACCATGTCAGAtccaatatatatttctaaattatataGATCTCAGTATCTCACACATatctaaagtaaataattaaatgaagaaatagttgatatatttttaaagacacaTTTTAATACGTAATGCATTTCTTATAACACTAATTTCTTAACTCTTTCGACTCTACAGTACAGTTTACAGTAGTTAGTGTAAAATTTCGATAGTCAGTCGGCATTTAGGTATGACTGTTACTCGACTAATCTATCTTTATTAAATCGGATGCTCGCGTTTACGTCTACTAATAGAATTCAAACTTcactaaattttaaaacattccaCAGTTAAATTATGCCTAAAGCcatatcaatatatatattgcatAGACTGTATAGAGTACATAGAACATTTGTGACACGCAATATTACAGAGAATTGAAACATTTCTAACAGATCTATACGGCTATGATTATAGCatgacaataataaatatatagaaaatgcttcacaattatttattatgatgatttttcttttgtgtatgaaatataagcttacttttttaaacaattatcaCTTGCACTTTTCACTACGCAGCAGTGTGTTTCTCAACCGTACTACAGCACCCACAACATACAATTGActttaatagaataatttaaaagcccGTGTCATGATCTATGGTAATAAGAGCCGGCTACGATAAtcgaattaaatatattgataaaaattagataaaaatcTATAAGATTTGGAAAATGTTACGTTGCATGTTTTagcagaaataaaattatacgcGAGTTAAAAATAACACTTGCCTCTAAGGAATGCCATTCAACATTCGACCTTGTGACAATGTTTAAAATCTCAgttgtaaatatgtaatacaGATTACTATTGGTTATTATTTACACCATGAAAAATAAGTctaattatgtaaatgtacagtttttttttttaatttctataaagaCACTAATTAAACAGTTATCTTCTCATCTCGAGAATATGCTAGAAAAATACAATCTTACATTTTTATACGAGTATTttcaaatcaatattttattaaatgtctagataaaatattgaattatagTCTGTGTTACaactataactaaataaattactttgatACCATAATTGCATATTCTAATTACcaacactttttttttggTAATCACATTTAGAAATGACGTGGTTGTATCTAACTGTATAGTCATAGATTAAGAGGTagtaattaaaacacatttaaatattgattattattaaaccaaTTACCTAATTAGAGGCCAATCCCAACGATGATATTTTAggagaaatataattttcacaCTAAACGCAGAAAGTACTATGCTTtgcacatttatattttggtaattattggtatataaaataaaataaattttgccaaataaagaatttattttaaaccgaACGACCTCCATGAGGATTTTGACCAAGGTCTACAAGTGTGACATATATTGATACAGACTAACTACAACTAACTTATGTAGACCTTACGTAAAATACGCTAACCTtaagttatttcaaaaatttcctttaattacaaaaacagtactttaaaaatttacttgaataaattatttaattatcaatataGTAACAAAGTATTGTTTAAACCCTTGACAATAtcagtatatgtatataatccATTTAAAGCGTTTCCATAACTTTAAGTTTCATAAATTTTGGAAATGGTGTAAATTGGCCCTTGGAAAAGCCGAAAAgttaagtaaagtaaaaaatcatttaatcatataggtaacataatgtacacttatgactcgtcagtaaagaaatacatattaatgcttctaattttacatttactgccagttctcaaatcaaggacgtagaacggcagagaagaactggcaataaactctccgccattctttttattggcaattttttttactaggtTTGTAAGGAGTTGCAACCATTACATCATGTTTCACATGACATAtcaagtatataataataataatataaatttaaaaaaaaaacaaagaattgtCCCCTAGTCCCCACGAAGACATTCTCGCTACACTCtcataactttatttttaagtaaatttgcAGAATCGCTGGCTGACTTTAGGTTGTATACATATACCTATTTTGTTATAGGATATCCTTAACtagtaattttagtaaaatatgaataattatagaaaatttgCCTTTC
Coding sequences within it:
- the LOC125049810 gene encoding uncharacterized protein LOC125049810, whose product is MENYLSDLEKGIVFPDTIASDLVDRVSDRIGYLIHNLSCVLAVVMSFLLGFEYDKVWNKVKLKIDDKGILRISVLVVLFILLPALLIFILLSLIYKNLCSMIIKGKDEHFVSFLESFDVFWSLDDANKNVIEVLGFIEADSPDALILNIRERLNHLVGNAAVEKIFYRRLEQFGFYYWQRPDTVDVSQYVKILKISNTSGLSKRDLETIMTQLSEDALPYDGEGLFEILVADIQIIEEAFLNNYAIMFRIHHSVGDGIALIEFLCKILADESDINLFKPPEVCNLIEENLAKDLVDLLSKLKEIIMCTVDGVIRKPDLNSLHGPKLEGKKHFKWIDTNYNLLDMIEEIKESQSGLNFTDILATALSSGLRDYFSQTMLYVPDDVAVIIPIRLSESDRILKNNFTVTILPLPLTGDLNIINQSCNTLRKSLDPLTNHYLLKLCNIFPKCILEPVFNSNQATMVFSNIPGPKSLSICGCAMQSMVFFVPNKGTTGVGITALCYGGVLRFAIMADSALLSNPEDLSIIINGMVQKIGSLHKDYVMT
- the LOC125049811 gene encoding mpv17-like protein codes for the protein MAISRLAGWWRHSLKTRPVLTNTIVYASFYTAAELSQQTFNKIYAPEKPELDLKSAGRIAAVGSTLYAPTLYYWYKFLDRKFVGTSMRAVLTKVASDQFLMTPVLLAGFYILLGTLEGKEDVLEELKQKYWKTFIANQAFWIPGQIINFAFVPPNLRVVYVASASFLWINILCFIKRQKVEVKEA